GCTCACATTCACCCCGACGCCGATCACCTGTTCAAGCTGCCCGGCGGCATCGCGGATGACATGGCTGCGCGACAGGATGTAGCGGATCGCCCCGTCGGGCAGGAGGATGCGATATTCGTTTTCTTCATCCTCGCCCGTTTCGCGCGATTTCGCGATCACGGCATAGGTACGCGGCAAATCCTCCGGGTGAATCCGTTCGAGGATCTCCGCCATCGACCGGCCCGGCCCGGCTTCCTCCGCCGGGAATCCGTGCAACGCGCCGAAACCGGGGTCGCTGTAAAAGCGGTCGGTGGCGGCCTCATAGGTCCACACCCCCATCCCATCCATCGCCTCCAGCACCATCCGCGTGCGCTTCTCGGCGGCGACCAGCGCCGCCTGCTGCCGGCGCTCCTCGGTTACGTCGCGGGCGTTGGTGTAGAGCCGGTCGCCGAACAGGATCGTCTGCCACGCCAGCGTGCGATAGCTCCCGTCGCGCGTGCGCAAGCGCTTCTCGAGCCGCTGCGGCGTCCCTGGTTCCGCCACCGCCGCGCGTTCCGCCGCGCTGCCGCCATGGTCGTCCGGGTGACGCAGCCACGCCGTATCGCGGCCGACGATCTCGTCCGCCGTCCAGCCGAGCAGGCGTTCCCACGCCGGGTTCACCGCGATCCAGCGCCCGTCGGGTTCGGCAATCCCGAGCAGATCGTTGCTGACCTCCCATAACTTATCGCGTTCGGCGGTGCGCGCGGCGACTTCGTCCTGCAAGCTGAGGTTGATCACCTGCAACCGCGCCGTGGCGCGTACGCGGGCGACGGCGTCCCAGCTCAGTTCCGCGACTTCCTCCACCAGCGCGATTTCGCTGCGCGTCCAGCCGCGCGGGGTCGCATTGCTGAGGTAGAATCCGCCCTGCCATTCGCCGCCACGCACCAGCGGCACGCTGATCCCCGCGCGCGTTCCGGTCGCCTCCAGCGCGCCTTGGTCGGGCGCATCGGCATCCTCTGGCGCGGCAAACACTAACGTGCCGCCGCTGCGGATGGTGTCACCGATCCGCGTCCCGAACGCCGCGGACGCCACCGTGCCGCTCAGCGGCGGCAGCAGGTCGCTGACCCAGCACGCGCCGTACCGGATCACGTCGCCGGGCAGCATCTCGAAGAACCCCGCGCGATCGACACCGAGATATTCCCCCACCGCATCGGCGGTCAGTTGCATCACATCGTCGGGATCGGCCTGGATGCGCTGCCGCTCGGTCAGCGCCAGAATAAACTCGCGCTCGTCCTTCGCGGTGCGCAGCGCCCGTTCGTTAAGGACTTGCGCGGTAACTTCGAGACCCTGGTTGAGGATGCCATACGGCGCGCCATTCTCATCGAGGATCGGCGAGCTGTTGTAGGTCCAGAACGTCTCGGTCGGGACGCCTGCGCGAAGCATCATCAGCCGCTGCGCGACATATGCGACGCCGCGCCGCGCGGCCAGCACGGCGGCGAATTGCGGCCCGAGCACCGGCCAGATATCGCGCCGGACCTCCGCCGCCGGGCGCCCCAGCGCCCACGGGTGCTTCTCGGCGAGCACCGTCCAGGCATCGTTGTAGATCATACGAAATTCCCGCCCCCAATAGATGGCGGTCGGAAAGCTGGAATGCAGGCAGTGGCTGACGCTCAGCTTCAACGCGGCCGGCCAACGATCGGGCGGCCCGAACGGGTGCGCGTGCCAGTCAAACGCGCGCAGCAGCGTGCCGACTTCACCCCCGCCGTCAAGAAACCCCAAGCCCGCCACAGTCGGCCTAGGGTCGGGGTCGGGGTCGGGGTCAGGGGCGGTGTCGGGCATCACAACAGCCTCATCATGCACTCACTCAACACGCCGAATCAACGACTTGGGACGGAAGTGAGCATGCGAACCGGCCTGTTTCGTTTCAACCGGCCAAGCCAGCCGATGTTCCGCTCGCTACAGCGTCGCAAGATCGATCGGTGCGAACCGGTCCAGCGTATCGTTCGCCTCCGGCATAGGATATTTCAGCCCGGTCGCGCAATTGAACAGCACGACGCGCTCCTCTTCATCGACCTCGCCGGTGCGCAGCGCCTCTTTATACGCCGCCAGCGTCGCGCCGCCTTCCGGACACAGCAGCAGCCCGTCCTTACGGGCGCACTCATCGACCGCTTTCAGGATCGCCGGATCGCCGACGCCGAGCGCCTTGCCGCCGCTTTCCCGCACCGCGCGGAGGATCAGGAAATCGCCGACCGCTTTCGGCACGCGGATGCCCGCCGCTACGGTGGCGGCATCTTCCCAGCGCTCGGCATGTTCCTCACCCGCTTCGAACGCGCGGACGATCGGCGCGCAGCCGCTCGCTTGCACGGCGTACATGCGCGGGCGCTCCGGGCCAATCCAGCCGAGCTTTTCGAGCTCATCGAACGCCTTCCACATGCCGATCAGGCCGGTACCGCCGCCGGTCGGGTAGAAGATCGCGTGCGGGAGTTTCCAACCGAACTGCGCGGCCAGTTCCAGCCCCATCGTCTTCTTGCCCTCGATCCGGTACGGCTCCTTCAGCGTCGAGAAATCGAACCAGCGGCCCTCGGCAGCGCCCTTGCCGACGATCGCCCCGCAATCATCGATCAGCCCGTTGACGCGGTACACCCGCGCACCCTGCGCCTGGATTTCGCGCACGTTGATCTCGGGCGTATCGTCCGGGCAGAAGACGATCGTCTCGATCCCGCAGCGCGTGGCGTACGCGGCAAGCGCGGCCCCGGCATTGCCGTTGGTCGGCATCGCGATCTTGGTAACGCCAAGCTCCTTCGCCATCGCGACCGCCATGACGAGGCCCCGCGCCTTGAAACTGCCGGTGGGCAAGCGGCCCTCATCCTTGACCAGCACGTTAGGGCTGCCCGAGGAGCGCGGGATCGGGATCAGCGGCGTCTCGATTTCGCCGAGGCTGACGATATTCGCGGTATGCCGCACCGGCAGCAGCTCACGCCAGCGCCAGAGATCGGTTTGCCGCGCGGCAATCATCGCCTTGGGAATCGCGGCTTTGACGGCGTCGAGATCATACCGCACCAGCA
Above is a genomic segment from Sphingomonas sp. HMP6 containing:
- a CDS encoding PAS domain-containing protein; protein product: MPDTAPDPDPDPDPRPTVAGLGFLDGGGEVGTLLRAFDWHAHPFGPPDRWPAALKLSVSHCLHSSFPTAIYWGREFRMIYNDAWTVLAEKHPWALGRPAAEVRRDIWPVLGPQFAAVLAARRGVAYVAQRLMMLRAGVPTETFWTYNSSPILDENGAPYGILNQGLEVTAQVLNERALRTAKDEREFILALTERQRIQADPDDVMQLTADAVGEYLGVDRAGFFEMLPGDVIRYGACWVSDLLPPLSGTVASAAFGTRIGDTIRSGGTLVFAAPEDADAPDQGALEATGTRAGISVPLVRGGEWQGGFYLSNATPRGWTRSEIALVEEVAELSWDAVARVRATARLQVINLSLQDEVAARTAERDKLWEVSNDLLGIAEPDGRWIAVNPAWERLLGWTADEIVGRDTAWLRHPDDHGGSAAERAAVAEPGTPQRLEKRLRTRDGSYRTLAWQTILFGDRLYTNARDVTEERRQQAALVAAEKRTRMVLEAMDGMGVWTYEAATDRFYSDPGFGALHGFPAEEAGPGRSMAEILERIHPEDLPRTYAVIAKSRETGEDEENEYRILLPDGAIRYILSRSHVIRDAAGQLEQVIGVGVNVSRQRELEERLRQSQKMEAVGQLTGGLAHDFNNLLTGISGALELMQLRLKQGRIDDLPRYIGAAQTSAGRAAALTHRLLAFSRRQPLDPRPVDVARLIAGMEDLLRGTLGPGIALAVDVDSDTWPVLADANQLENALLNLCINARDAMPEGGTVTLQTGQQWLDDAAAIERDVPPGAYLTLCVTDTGTGMSPDVIARAFDPFFTTKPMGQGTGLGLSMIYGFVRQSGGEIQIRSTPGEGTTMCLYLPRHYGVVASAAVGGSAALEPEGLGETVLLVDDEPGVRMLVSEVLGELGYAVIAAETGAEALELLVSARRVDLLITDVGLPGGMNGRQVADAVRADLPVLFITGFAENAVVGDGPLEAGMALIAKPFAMETLAARVREMLG
- a CDS encoding threonine synthase; protein product: MNANLTADRATFVTHLECPMTGERYEADTLHGLSRVGRPLLVRYDLDAVKAAIPKAMIAARQTDLWRWRELLPVRHTANIVSLGEIETPLIPIPRSSGSPNVLVKDEGRLPTGSFKARGLVMAVAMAKELGVTKIAMPTNGNAGAALAAYATRCGIETIVFCPDDTPEINVREIQAQGARVYRVNGLIDDCGAIVGKGAAEGRWFDFSTLKEPYRIEGKKTMGLELAAQFGWKLPHAIFYPTGGGTGLIGMWKAFDELEKLGWIGPERPRMYAVQASGCAPIVRAFEAGEEHAERWEDAATVAAGIRVPKAVGDFLILRAVRESGGKALGVGDPAILKAVDECARKDGLLLCPEGGATLAAYKEALRTGEVDEEERVVLFNCATGLKYPMPEANDTLDRFAPIDLATL